A single genomic interval of Spirosoma linguale DSM 74 harbors:
- a CDS encoding Protein of unknown function DUF2261, transmembrane (PFAM: Protein of unknown function DUF2261, transmembrane~KEGG: sfu:Sfum_1534 hypothetical protein), whose amino-acid sequence MNVNEPIQKASDYGLKPVGTSRLLSLDFFRGLTVAAMILVNNPGDWGHIYAPLEHAPWHGWTPTDLIFPFFLFIVGVSITFALEGGKSKKGVVGKIVKRSVTLFLLGLFLNFFPKFDITLVRIPGVLQRIAVVYLVCSLIFLKTNSRQQLYILVIVLIGYWLLMTVVPVPGVGYANLEPATNLAAWFDYTILTPAHVYKPAKTWDPEGVLSTLPAVGTGLIGMLVGTWLRSSRPVADKVAWLFATGCLATLGGVMWDGFFPINKALWTSSYVLLAGGLAMLGLALCYWLIDVQNYRRGVLPFVAFGVNAITVFFLSGLIPRIMNLIHVTQPDGTEIGSKEYLYRTFIAPPFADPKNASLAGALTFVLIWFGILWWMYRKNVIIKV is encoded by the coding sequence ATGAACGTTAACGAACCTATACAGAAGGCGAGTGATTACGGGCTGAAGCCCGTAGGTACATCGCGTCTGCTCTCGCTGGACTTCTTTCGGGGGCTGACCGTAGCAGCTATGATCCTGGTTAACAACCCCGGCGACTGGGGGCATATCTACGCACCCCTCGAACACGCACCCTGGCACGGCTGGACACCCACCGATCTGATCTTTCCGTTCTTCCTGTTCATCGTCGGCGTGTCGATTACGTTTGCGCTGGAAGGGGGGAAATCTAAAAAGGGTGTTGTCGGAAAGATCGTGAAGCGGAGCGTAACGCTGTTTCTGCTGGGACTGTTCCTGAATTTTTTCCCGAAGTTCGACATTACGCTAGTCCGGATTCCGGGCGTATTGCAGCGTATTGCGGTGGTTTACCTGGTTTGTTCGCTTATTTTTCTGAAAACGAACTCCCGGCAGCAACTATACATTCTCGTTATCGTACTGATTGGGTATTGGCTGCTCATGACCGTGGTGCCGGTGCCGGGTGTGGGCTATGCCAACCTCGAACCGGCCACCAATCTGGCCGCCTGGTTCGACTACACCATCCTGACACCGGCGCACGTCTATAAACCCGCTAAAACCTGGGATCCGGAAGGCGTTTTAAGCACCTTACCCGCTGTAGGGACGGGTCTGATTGGTATGCTGGTGGGGACGTGGCTGCGCAGTAGTCGACCCGTAGCCGACAAAGTAGCGTGGTTGTTTGCCACTGGTTGCCTGGCTACGCTGGGCGGGGTGATGTGGGATGGTTTCTTCCCTATTAACAAAGCTCTCTGGACGAGTTCGTATGTACTGCTGGCCGGTGGACTGGCCATGCTGGGTCTGGCGCTGTGCTATTGGCTGATCGATGTGCAGAATTATCGGCGGGGTGTGCTGCCATTCGTGGCGTTCGGCGTTAATGCCATTACCGTATTCTTCCTCTCGGGGCTGATTCCCCGAATCATGAACCTGATTCACGTAACCCAGCCCGATGGTACCGAAATCGGGTCGAAGGAATACCTCTACCGAACATTCATTGCACCACCCTTTGCCGATCCTAAAAACGCTTCGCTGGCCGGTGCCCTGACGTTTGTGCTGATCTGGTTCGGGATTTTGTGGTGGATGTACCGGAAAAATGTGATTATTAAGGTATAG
- a CDS encoding transcriptional regulator, AraC family (PFAM: helix-turn-helix- domain containing protein AraC type~SMART: Helix-turn-helix, AraC domain~KEGG: eca:ECA1629 AraC family transcription regulator) has protein sequence MQLLNDHQQVPVYRLEPDELTGNKQFRVYNFEGTLPNQADLLVPHRKDHYLLVFIRQAGSRQWIDMTPYVLKDNTFYFTGPDQIIVKEGFNQLWSTGIAFTKEFLSFQENAALSKLPLIQNPHNGHELLLTEADVMFVEDMLAKINAEYQQPNEWQQRMLTAYLTVLLTYLSRLYTEQFESKPASTDNLLLKKYQAKINEHFRERHQVSDYASLLNVSAGYLSEVVKAQSGKPAITHIHERLVLEARRLLFHTPQSLKEIAFDLGFSDASYFNRFFKRETELTPAEYRASIREMYQ, from the coding sequence ATGCAGCTACTCAACGACCATCAGCAGGTACCGGTTTACAGGTTGGAGCCAGACGAGCTTACCGGCAACAAACAGTTCAGGGTGTATAATTTCGAAGGCACGCTACCCAATCAGGCCGATCTGCTTGTGCCGCACCGAAAGGACCATTATCTGCTGGTTTTTATAAGGCAGGCGGGCAGCCGTCAGTGGATCGACATGACGCCCTACGTGCTTAAAGACAATACGTTCTACTTTACCGGACCCGATCAGATCATCGTAAAGGAAGGGTTCAACCAGTTGTGGAGTACGGGTATTGCCTTTACGAAGGAGTTCCTGTCCTTTCAGGAAAACGCGGCTTTAAGCAAACTGCCACTCATTCAGAATCCTCATAACGGTCATGAGTTGCTGTTGACGGAGGCTGATGTGATGTTTGTTGAGGATATGCTGGCAAAGATCAATGCGGAGTATCAACAGCCTAACGAATGGCAGCAACGCATGCTGACCGCCTACCTGACGGTATTGCTTACGTATCTGAGCCGACTGTATACCGAGCAGTTCGAAAGCAAACCAGCTTCGACAGACAACCTGTTGTTGAAGAAATATCAGGCAAAAATCAATGAACACTTTCGCGAACGACATCAGGTAAGTGACTATGCGTCTTTATTGAATGTATCGGCCGGGTATCTCAGTGAGGTAGTAAAAGCCCAAAGCGGCAAACCGGCCATTACGCACATCCATGAACGGTTGGTACTCGAAGCCCGGCGACTGCTATTTCACACGCCACAGTCACTGAAGGAGATCGCCTTTGATCTCGGTTTTTCGGATGCTTCCTACTTCAATCGCTTTTTCAAACGAGAAACGGAACTTACCCCCGCCGAGTACCGGGCCAGTATCCGTGAAATGTACCAGTAA
- a CDS encoding nitrite reductase (NAD(P)H), small subunit (TIGRFAM: nitrite reductase [NAD(P)H], small subunit~PFAM: Rieske [2Fe-2S] iron-sulphur domain~KEGG: pca:Pcar_2879 nitrite reductase (NAD(P)H)subunit), translated as METLTIHKSEMTWQPACPTSHIPEDGGACVLLNGRQIAIFNFSRRGEWYATANECPHRQQMALSRGMIGSQGEEPKVACPFHKKTFSLKSGECLNDDGYKIATFPIKIVDNMVYIGV; from the coding sequence ATGGAAACACTCACAATTCATAAATCCGAAATGACCTGGCAACCCGCTTGCCCAACCAGCCACATTCCCGAAGATGGCGGTGCCTGCGTACTTCTCAATGGTCGGCAGATCGCTATTTTCAACTTTTCCCGCCGGGGCGAGTGGTACGCGACGGCAAATGAATGCCCGCATCGGCAGCAAATGGCCTTATCGCGGGGGATGATCGGGAGTCAGGGCGAGGAGCCTAAAGTCGCCTGTCCGTTCCACAAAAAGACATTTTCGCTCAAATCCGGCGAATGCCTTAACGACGATGGCTACAAAATCGCCACATTTCCTATTAAAATAGTAGATAACATGGTGTATATTGGAGTATAA
- a CDS encoding conserved hypothetical protein (KEGG: ade:Adeh_2330 hypothetical protein), which produces MTRQNKQRTLRLFALHEFIQDHFTKSDWIKVAYLTDSLDLIEDHPRLLRSLDFKDDDYEGNSLQVLSKLISESSSNLYEIEHFIEAKKATMHRPVRDVPDFISTVQSRQPERVITFAPDVFRIPDKPVESNILSVMMPFESRFSSTYTAIRNVCDRLSIECKRADDIWDNSILIQDVFDLIFTSHAVITDFTDRNPNVFYETGVAHTLGKLVIPITQSTSDIPFDLRHHRALTYLPNTEGLLKLETDLEKKLAKVFS; this is translated from the coding sequence ATGACCAGACAGAACAAGCAGCGAACGCTTCGGTTGTTTGCGCTACATGAATTCATTCAGGACCACTTTACCAAGTCTGACTGGATCAAAGTAGCGTACTTGACCGACAGCCTTGACTTAATTGAAGATCACCCGCGATTGTTGCGGAGCCTTGACTTTAAAGACGATGATTATGAGGGAAATAGCTTGCAGGTTCTGTCGAAGTTGATTAGCGAAAGCAGCAGTAATCTATACGAGATAGAGCACTTTATAGAAGCTAAAAAAGCCACCATGCACCGGCCCGTGCGTGACGTTCCCGACTTTATTTCTACCGTTCAGAGCCGGCAGCCGGAGCGGGTCATTACGTTTGCACCAGATGTTTTTCGGATACCGGATAAACCCGTCGAGTCGAATATACTATCGGTGATGATGCCCTTTGAAAGTCGGTTTTCGAGCACGTACACCGCCATTCGAAATGTATGCGACCGGCTGAGTATCGAGTGCAAACGGGCCGACGACATCTGGGATAACAGCATTCTGATTCAGGACGTATTCGACCTGATCTTTACGTCACATGCCGTTATTACGGATTTCACCGACCGAAATCCAAACGTATTTTACGAAACGGGTGTGGCGCACACGCTGGGTAAACTGGTTATTCCGATCACGCAATCGACCAGTGATATTCCCTTCGATCTACGCCACCACCGTGCCCTCACGTACCTGCCCAACACCGAAGGATTACTAAAGCTGGAAACCGACCTTGAAAAAAAACTGGCGAAAGTGTTTAGTTAA
- a CDS encoding histidine kinase (KEGG: lch:Lcho_0902 PAS/PAC sensor signal transduction histidine kinase~PFAM: ATP-binding region ATPase domain protein; histidine kinase dimerisation and phosphoacceptor region~SMART: ATP-binding region ATPase domain protein) — protein MTQLDEQVARRLTRFYMIALTVIAVLSISGLLFIKQTISNHYDDSRVVNVAGRQRMLSQRLTKLSLLRIQGLTTADSASFDSLLHSWSQSHIQFRNGRLNMEKVYTVRKSKSLDSMFTRIEPVFQSIYSGFARINNPQATQADKKTALQVILRDEFPYLQQMNAIVFQVDTESFERVRSLERIEWVLTFATLLTLLIEGLFIFRPVVNHTKNVIRRLARSEKALQMANSHMEIANHELEATNQHLAYSNQKLVDTQKELLRTTEEKYQLQLAEENVRSAALLEGQEEERRRFARELHDGIGQMLTGLKLHAEKLKSTSFADEKQKQRFAELCDLIADTIQTTRQVSYNLMPSTLSDFGLGSTLRLLAEQSTRSTGVQVIFSGPTDARRLNPAMEIGLYRIAQEALHNAVKYAEAQTIKIILQQSPQKLELAIEDDGKGFVMKTSQKDDKLLPSINGLQNMRTRTRLLNGEFSITSKPKKGTKVRVRVNLSDNPN, from the coding sequence ATGACTCAGCTCGACGAACAGGTAGCCCGCCGGTTGACCCGGTTTTATATGATAGCCCTCACGGTTATTGCCGTGTTATCCATAAGCGGGCTACTGTTTATCAAGCAAACAATCAGCAATCACTACGACGACAGCCGGGTCGTAAACGTAGCCGGTCGGCAGCGGATGCTGAGTCAGCGGCTGACCAAACTATCCTTACTGCGTATTCAGGGGCTGACAACCGCCGATTCGGCTTCTTTCGATTCGCTACTCCACTCCTGGAGCCAGAGCCATATTCAGTTTCGGAATGGTCGTCTGAACATGGAAAAAGTATACACCGTTCGGAAGAGCAAGTCGCTGGATAGCATGTTTACCCGAATAGAGCCCGTTTTTCAGTCTATTTACAGCGGCTTTGCACGGATCAACAATCCACAGGCAACACAGGCCGACAAAAAGACTGCCCTTCAGGTGATTCTACGGGATGAGTTTCCGTACCTGCAACAAATGAACGCCATTGTCTTTCAGGTCGATACCGAAAGTTTTGAACGGGTACGCTCGCTCGAACGTATCGAATGGGTACTCACGTTCGCCACCTTACTGACGCTCCTGATTGAGGGGCTGTTCATCTTCAGGCCTGTCGTCAATCATACAAAAAACGTGATCCGGCGGCTGGCCCGCTCCGAAAAAGCGTTGCAGATGGCCAACAGTCACATGGAAATCGCCAACCACGAATTGGAGGCTACCAACCAGCATCTGGCTTACTCGAATCAAAAACTGGTCGATACCCAAAAGGAACTCCTTCGAACTACCGAAGAAAAATACCAGTTGCAGTTGGCCGAAGAAAATGTCCGCTCGGCCGCGTTACTGGAAGGGCAGGAAGAAGAGCGACGGCGCTTTGCCCGTGAACTCCACGACGGCATCGGCCAGATGCTCACCGGACTGAAACTACACGCTGAAAAGCTGAAATCCACCTCGTTCGCCGACGAAAAGCAAAAGCAGCGATTTGCCGAACTCTGCGACCTTATTGCCGACACCATCCAGACAACCCGGCAGGTTTCCTATAACCTGATGCCTTCTACCCTGAGCGATTTTGGGCTGGGCTCCACGCTTCGGCTTTTGGCCGAGCAATCGACCCGATCAACGGGTGTGCAAGTGATTTTCAGTGGCCCAACCGATGCCAGGCGGCTTAATCCGGCTATGGAGATTGGTTTGTATCGTATTGCGCAGGAAGCATTGCATAATGCCGTGAAATATGCCGAAGCACAAACTATTAAAATTATCTTGCAGCAAAGTCCGCAAAAACTTGAGCTGGCAATTGAAGACGATGGCAAAGGGTTTGTTATGAAAACATCCCAGAAGGACGATAAACTACTGCCATCCATCAACGGCCTTCAGAATATGCGCACCCGAACCCGTTTACTCAATGGGGAGTTCAGTATTACATCGAAGCCCAAAAAGGGAACCAAGGTCCGTGTACGTGTCAACTTATCCGATAACCCCAATTAG
- a CDS encoding protein of unknown function DUF1568 (PFAM: protein of unknown function DUF1568~KEGG: sml:Smlt1101 hypothetical protein) — protein sequence MKIEYARNLPHLQYVGATFFVTFCLKGSLPAAVVQQLIAERDRAIKVLKEKNTEGFSEEVYKEQKRYFARIERTLDSGQYGHDWLKEPAVAEIVSKRLRDADGTGYELLAYCIMPNHVHLVVDSAIQLDTLQPEEEVSSANYRQLYQTLKVIKGGSAFEANKLLWRTGPFWQPESYDHYVRDPDELKRIINYTLQNPVKAGLVNDWQDWPYTYLSERV from the coding sequence ATGAAGATAGAATATGCGCGTAACCTGCCTCACCTGCAATACGTTGGGGCTACTTTTTTTGTGACGTTCTGCTTAAAAGGCTCGCTGCCTGCGGCTGTCGTACAGCAATTAATTGCCGAACGGGACCGGGCTATTAAGGTATTGAAGGAGAAAAATACTGAGGGATTTAGTGAGGAAGTTTATAAGGAGCAAAAGCGGTACTTTGCCCGCATCGAACGTACACTGGATTCGGGTCAGTATGGCCATGACTGGCTTAAGGAACCGGCCGTTGCTGAAATAGTATCTAAACGCTTGCGGGATGCTGACGGAACGGGTTATGAATTACTCGCTTATTGCATTATGCCAAATCATGTGCATTTGGTGGTGGATAGCGCCATCCAACTCGATACGTTGCAACCCGAGGAGGAGGTTTCATCCGCTAATTATCGGCAACTATACCAGACCCTTAAGGTAATTAAAGGAGGTTCGGCGTTTGAGGCAAATAAGCTGCTGTGGCGTACGGGCCCTTTTTGGCAACCAGAAAGTTACGATCATTATGTACGCGATCCCGATGAATTGAAACGGATAATCAACTACACTTTACAAAATCCTGTTAAAGCTGGATTGGTGAATGATTGGCAGGATTGGCCTTATACGTATCTTAGCGAACGTGTTTGA
- a CDS encoding nitrite reductase (NAD(P)H), large subunit (TIGRFAM: nitrite reductase [NAD(P)H], large subunit~PFAM: nitrite and sulphite reductase 4Fe-4S region; FAD-dependent pyridine nucleotide-disulphide oxidoreductase; BFD domain protein [2Fe-2S]-binding domain protein; nitrite/sulfite reductase hemoprotein beta- component ferrodoxin domain protein~KEGG: scl:sce8494 nitrite reductase), with the protein MNTNKNRRVVVIGNGMVGYKFCEKLVAKEKNDQRFTLTVFGEEPRVAYDRVHLSAYFDGKTADDLTLAPQSWYADNGITLYLTDPVVNIDRERKEVRSHHGVVVPYDYLVLATGSGAFVPPVAGVEKDGVFVYRTIEDLDLIQSYARKARKGAVLGGGLLGLEAAKALLDLGLDEAHVVEFAPRLMPRQIDDAGSGILQHQLESLGLNIHLSKSTQEITGDEAITGMQFADGSHLAVDMLVISAGIRPRDELAKSAGLDTHPRGGILVDNFLQTSDSSIFAIGECAVVHHMIYGLVAPGYEMAEVVASRLIGEEKEFKPYDMSTKLKLIGTDVGSFGDPFASDCKTIVYENKAKGVYKRVNISVDGKELLGGILVGDAEQYNMLLQTCKNKTILPPDPEDLILGSRGGEEAGAGVMSLPDDALICSCEAITKAMLCHEIGENGHTTVDALKKATRACTGCGGCTPMVKDIIQGVLKQKGVYVRNILCEHFDFTRQELLDLVKINSLKTFDAVLDKVGKGDGCEVCKPAVASILASLWNENILEQGRATIQDSNDRFLANIQKGGTYSVVPRIPGGEITPDKLIVIGQVAKKYGLYTKITGGQRIDLFGAHVGDLPVIWEELIAAGFESGHAYGKSLRTVKSCVGSTWCRFGVQDSVSFAIEVEERYKGIRSPHKLKSGVSGCIRECAEAQSKDFGIIATEKGWNLYVGGNGGSKPQHAILLASDVDKETCIRYIDRFLMFYIKTADPLTRTATWLNKMDGGMNYLRAVVVDDVLNIADELEREMQLLVDTFKCEWKEAVENPALRARFAHFVNAPEQKDPTVQFDALRDQKRAKEWA; encoded by the coding sequence ATGAACACAAACAAAAACAGGCGTGTCGTCGTCATTGGCAACGGCATGGTAGGCTACAAGTTCTGCGAGAAATTAGTAGCCAAAGAAAAAAATGACCAGCGATTTACACTGACGGTTTTTGGGGAAGAACCGCGTGTAGCCTATGATCGGGTCCATTTAAGCGCCTATTTCGATGGCAAAACCGCCGACGATCTGACGCTGGCCCCTCAGAGCTGGTACGCCGACAACGGCATCACGCTCTACCTCACCGACCCGGTCGTCAACATCGACCGGGAGCGTAAAGAGGTTCGGTCGCACCACGGCGTTGTAGTGCCTTATGACTACCTGGTACTAGCCACCGGCTCGGGCGCGTTTGTGCCCCCTGTGGCGGGCGTCGAAAAAGACGGCGTCTTTGTGTATCGCACCATCGAAGACCTCGACCTTATTCAGTCGTATGCTCGGAAAGCCCGCAAGGGAGCCGTATTAGGCGGTGGTTTGCTGGGTCTCGAAGCGGCCAAAGCCCTGCTAGATCTGGGTCTCGACGAAGCGCACGTGGTGGAATTTGCCCCGCGTCTGATGCCCCGACAGATCGACGATGCGGGTTCCGGTATTCTTCAGCATCAGCTGGAATCGCTCGGTCTGAACATTCACCTGTCGAAAAGCACGCAGGAGATCACCGGCGACGAAGCCATTACAGGCATGCAGTTTGCCGATGGCTCGCATCTGGCCGTCGATATGCTGGTTATTTCGGCCGGTATCCGGCCACGCGACGAGCTGGCAAAATCCGCTGGTCTGGACACGCACCCACGGGGCGGTATTCTGGTCGACAACTTCCTGCAAACGTCCGATTCGTCCATTTTCGCCATTGGCGAATGTGCAGTGGTGCACCACATGATTTACGGGCTGGTGGCCCCCGGCTACGAAATGGCTGAGGTGGTCGCGTCGCGTTTGATCGGCGAGGAAAAGGAATTCAAGCCCTACGACATGTCCACGAAGCTCAAGCTGATTGGTACGGACGTAGGCTCTTTCGGCGATCCGTTTGCATCGGACTGCAAAACGATTGTCTACGAAAATAAGGCCAAGGGCGTTTATAAGCGGGTTAACATATCGGTCGATGGCAAAGAACTGCTGGGCGGTATTCTGGTGGGCGATGCCGAGCAGTATAATATGCTGCTCCAAACCTGCAAGAACAAGACCATCCTCCCACCCGATCCCGAAGACCTGATTCTCGGCTCTCGTGGGGGTGAGGAAGCCGGGGCCGGTGTGATGAGCCTCCCCGACGATGCGCTGATCTGTTCCTGCGAAGCGATCACGAAAGCCATGCTCTGCCATGAAATTGGCGAGAATGGTCACACCACCGTCGATGCGCTCAAGAAAGCCACCAGAGCCTGCACCGGCTGCGGAGGCTGTACCCCAATGGTGAAAGACATTATTCAGGGCGTACTCAAGCAAAAAGGCGTTTACGTCCGCAACATTCTCTGCGAACACTTCGACTTCACCCGGCAGGAACTGCTCGATCTTGTCAAGATCAACAGCCTGAAAACCTTCGACGCCGTACTGGATAAAGTCGGCAAGGGCGATGGCTGCGAAGTCTGTAAACCGGCAGTCGCGTCGATTCTGGCGAGCCTCTGGAACGAGAATATTCTGGAGCAGGGCCGCGCCACTATTCAGGATTCCAACGACCGCTTTCTGGCGAATATTCAGAAAGGAGGTACGTATTCGGTCGTGCCCCGAATTCCAGGTGGCGAAATCACGCCCGATAAGCTGATCGTGATTGGGCAGGTGGCCAAAAAATACGGGTTGTACACCAAAATTACGGGTGGCCAGCGGATCGACTTGTTCGGTGCGCACGTTGGTGACTTACCCGTAATTTGGGAAGAACTGATAGCCGCCGGTTTTGAAAGTGGTCACGCCTACGGTAAATCATTACGTACGGTGAAAAGCTGCGTGGGCAGTACCTGGTGCCGCTTTGGCGTGCAGGATTCGGTGTCGTTTGCCATCGAAGTTGAAGAACGCTACAAAGGCATTCGGTCGCCACACAAGCTCAAGTCGGGCGTGTCGGGCTGTATCCGGGAGTGTGCCGAAGCCCAGAGCAAAGACTTCGGTATCATCGCCACCGAGAAAGGCTGGAACTTATACGTAGGCGGCAACGGCGGATCCAAGCCCCAGCACGCCATACTGCTGGCGTCGGATGTGGACAAGGAAACCTGTATCCGCTACATCGACCGGTTCCTGATGTTCTACATCAAAACGGCCGACCCGCTCACCCGTACAGCCACCTGGCTAAACAAGATGGACGGCGGCATGAACTACCTCCGGGCCGTGGTGGTAGATGATGTCCTGAACATTGCCGACGAACTGGAACGCGAAATGCAGCTTCTTGTCGACACCTTCAAATGCGAGTGGAAAGAAGCGGTCGAAAACCCGGCGCTCCGTGCACGATTCGCCCACTTCGTCAACGCCCCCGAGCAGAAAGACCCAACCGTTCAGTTCGACGCCCTACGCGACCAGAAACGGGCGAAAGAGTGGGCGTAG
- a CDS encoding short-chain dehydrogenase/reductase SDR (PFAM: short-chain dehydrogenase/reductase SDR~KEGG: mlo:mll2196 short chain oxidoreductase) — protein sequence MKTALITGANKSIGFETARQLLQQGYYVYLGCRDIQKGQEAVSQLQAEGLTQVEPIEIDVDNADSIKAAREVLGQKTNVLDVLINNAGIHGAMPNTALETDIDVFKQVFDTNVFGVISVTQAFVDLLRQSPEPRIVNLTSGLGSLTLHSDPAWKYYAIKPTAYVMSKAALNAYTIVLAHELRDTTFKVNAVDPGYTATDFNNHSGPGTVPDAAARVVKAATFGPDGPTGQFFSDDNAPETGVSPW from the coding sequence ATGAAAACAGCACTGATAACAGGCGCAAACAAAAGCATTGGCTTCGAAACAGCCAGACAATTACTACAGCAAGGCTACTATGTGTATCTGGGTTGCCGCGACATACAGAAAGGGCAGGAGGCAGTTAGCCAGCTACAGGCAGAGGGCTTAACCCAGGTAGAGCCCATCGAGATTGACGTAGATAACGCTGACTCGATAAAGGCTGCCCGCGAAGTGCTTGGTCAGAAAACGAACGTGCTGGATGTACTGATTAACAATGCAGGTATCCACGGCGCGATGCCGAATACCGCACTGGAGACGGATATTGATGTATTCAAACAGGTATTTGACACCAACGTTTTTGGCGTGATCAGCGTAACGCAGGCCTTTGTAGACCTGCTGAGGCAGTCGCCCGAACCACGCATCGTTAACTTGACCTCTGGTTTAGGTTCGCTCACGCTGCATAGCGATCCTGCCTGGAAATATTATGCGATTAAGCCAACGGCGTATGTTATGTCTAAAGCCGCTCTAAATGCCTATACCATCGTGTTGGCTCATGAACTGCGCGACACCACCTTTAAGGTAAATGCCGTTGACCCTGGCTATACTGCCACCGATTTCAACAACCACTCTGGTCCGGGAACTGTGCCCGATGCCGCTGCCAGAGTAGTAAAAGCCGCAACCTTTGGGCCAGATGGGCCAACGGGTCAATTCTTCAGCGACGATAATGCGCCCGAAACAGGGGTGAGTCCCTGGTAA
- a CDS encoding two component transcriptional regulator, LuxR family (PFAM: response regulator receiver; regulatory protein LuxR~SMART: response regulator receiver; regulatory protein LuxR~KEGG: hch:HCH_00419 response regulator) encodes MPIRILIADDHSVVRKGIRMLLEDETDIQIVGEASDGDEAIDLLASIGTDVLLLDITMPRMSGIEALKVISKKYPAVRTLMFSMHSNPDYIVKAVQHGAAGYLLKDTGLEEMLRAVRTVVDGDLYYPPNASSVIIRSLVLPNANLTKEPAKAGGSVSKSIWNRITSREGQVLTCLIDGMSSPEIAEKFGISPNTVANQRASIIRKAGVKNTADLIRLALEEKR; translated from the coding sequence ATGCCGATACGAATTCTTATTGCCGATGACCATTCTGTAGTGAGAAAAGGCATTCGGATGCTGCTGGAAGATGAAACCGATATTCAAATCGTAGGCGAAGCTTCCGACGGCGACGAAGCCATCGACCTGCTGGCCAGTATCGGCACTGATGTTTTACTGTTGGATATAACCATGCCCCGAATGTCAGGCATCGAAGCCCTGAAAGTTATTTCAAAGAAATACCCGGCAGTTAGAACGCTCATGTTCAGCATGCATAGCAACCCGGACTACATCGTAAAAGCGGTACAGCACGGGGCGGCTGGTTATCTGCTGAAAGATACGGGACTGGAAGAAATGCTACGAGCTGTACGTACGGTGGTTGACGGTGATTTATACTATCCGCCGAATGCGTCTTCGGTCATAATCCGGAGCCTTGTTCTGCCCAATGCCAACCTGACGAAGGAACCCGCCAAGGCAGGGGGGAGCGTATCAAAATCCATCTGGAATCGAATCACATCCCGCGAAGGACAGGTGCTGACCTGCCTGATTGACGGCATGAGCAGTCCTGAGATCGCTGAAAAGTTTGGCATCAGCCCCAACACAGTAGCTAATCAACGAGCCAGCATCATCCGCAAAGCGGGCGTTAAAAACACGGCTGATTTGATACGGCTGGCGCTGGAAGAGAAAAGATAG